The following nucleotide sequence is from Drosophila kikkawai strain 14028-0561.14 chromosome 2L, DkikHiC1v2, whole genome shotgun sequence.
TAGAGACGATACCTCTGAACCTGACATATCCTGCCGGCAGCCCGCAATTCCTGGGTACCTATGAGGCCTGGCTCCAGTTGCTGGACAGCGCCAAGGAAGCCTTGGACATTGGTTCCTTCTATTGGACTTTGAAAGAAGAGGACACGCCTGGAGTGAACGACAGCAGCACACAGCCGGGCGAGGACGTGTTCGCCAGGCTGTTGGCCAACGGAAATGGCGGCAGTCGCACACCGAGAATCAAGATCCGCATAGCCCAGAGCGAACCATCCAGTGTGTCGCCTAATATGGACACCAATCAACTGGCCAGCAACGGAGCTGCCGAGGTGGTAAGCGTGTCGTTTCCCAAGTTCTTCGGCGGCGGCGTTCTGCATACTAAGCTGTTGATCGCGGACAATGAGCACTTCTACCTGGGCAGCGCCAACATGGACTGGCGGGCCCTCACCCAGGTCAAAGAAATGGGTGTCCTCGCCACAAACTGTCGCGCGCTGACGATTGATATACGAAAGATCTTCGAGGCCTACTGGATTCTGGGGCACACAAAGGATTCACGAATTCCGAATTGGGATTGGAGACTCAATACGAACTTCAACCTCAAGTCCCCCATGCAGATAAATGTGAACAAGAACACCAGCATGGAGGGTTTCATCTCCAGCTCACCGCCACGCCTTTCGGCCTATGGACGAACTGATGACCTCGATGCCATCGTCAGCATTATTGATTCGGCTATTACCTATGTGAACATCGCCGTGATGGACTATTATCCATTGACCATCTATGATGAGCGGCATCACTACTGGCCCTTCATTGACGATGCCTTGCGTCGGGCGGCTGTGGAGCGCGGCGTGGCTGTGAAGCTGCTCATCTCCTGGTGGAAGCACTCCAATCCCAGCGAGGATAAGTATCTCAAGTCCCTGCAGGATCTGGCCTCCAAAGAGGACAACATCGATATACAAATTGTGAGTTGAAAGGGGATATGAGAGTTATCACACTTCAATTTAAGCTCTTATTTTGTTGAtgcattttgtaaatttaaaaaagttatttaatttaaaagaatgaATGTTTATTTGTTCTTAATGGAAGGCCCTAGGTAAAGAGATGTACATTAATTAGATtgtaaaaaattgttaaataatatatattttttatatttaaaatgttaggtatattttaaaatattcaaaatattatcaataatTCAACATATATTCCCTTGACAGCGCCGCTTTATTGTACCCGAGAACGAGAGTCAGGAGAAGATCCCCTACGCCCGGGTCAACCACAACAAGTACATGGTCACCGACCGAACCGCCTACATAGGCACCTCAAACTGGAGTGGCGACTACTTTACGAACACCGCCGGCATTGGTCTGTCGTTGAGCGAAACCCACGAGACAGAACACACCAAGACTCTAAGGAGCGACCTGCGCGACGTCTTTGAGCGGGACTGGAACAGTGGCTATGCTCACCTGCTGAAATGAGCAGACatgctttttttatttgttaattttacaaacttttaaTCTTCTACCGAATTCAAAGTATTCCATCCACTCCTCacaagtttttcaattttattcaTTGCTTTTATTCAGTTTTGATTATGCGTGAGAGAGTAAATAATGAGGGGTTCGTTGCACGACCACATAacagaatatacaaaaaataatacatgtGTACTCTGTATGAATAATTGGAATAATGCAAgtgtatataatatttacagggaaatataaacaatattataaagtaaataatgcaaaataagGAAATTCATTTGTCGTCAGTAATCCATCGTCGGTTGCTTTTGATTTgtaactttttctttttgtacaAAGTGCCTCCGATTAAGCTGCCTCGCTAATTGTACGCTAAATACTCTTCAAATTTAATGTTTGCACTTAGATTAGGTTGGGCGAACGGGCGAACGCGCGCTGCCTTTGTCGTCGAATCACCATCTGGATCCTTGCAGGCCTCATCACTTGACGTTGGCGCCGCGTCTCAGAAAATTGTTGCTGGCAATGCTCTTCTCAATGGCCACATTGATGAAGGACACACGCGCCAGGAGTGTATTATAGATCAGCAGCAGGCATCGGGCATCGATGGCTggaaaggaggaggaggaacgcATTAGTACCTGCACAGGATAAGCATAGCTCCAAACTCACCTGCATAAAGAATCTGCTCGCGACGCAGCGGTCGATTGGCCCAGTTTGAACACTGATTCGACTTGTTCAGTTTCTTGCCAAGGCACACCAGTGAGAGATCGGTGAGGGCATCGCCAGCCCGGTTGACATTGCCGTAGGGCAGCTCCACCCCGTAGCGCTGCTTTTTCAGCTCCAGCCACAGATTGCGCAGGTCCAAGTAATGGTGTGGCATTTGCAGGCGCAGCTGCAGCGGCAGGGACCGCTGCAGGACACTGAGATCACTCACCATGGAGAAGCCCACCTTCAGGATATTGACGTTATTGAATATATTGGCGCCCAGCGAGCGCCAGTGCTCCGAACGGATATTTTCCCGAGCCAGACAGTCGATCAGGTAGACATTGTGCCCGGTGGCGATCTGCAGCAGGCACAGCGGGCTGTCACCGCACACGTTTTGCATCCACTCCGAGTCCAGATAAATGATGTGCTCCTTCTGCAGGTGGAACAACATACGCTCAAACTGCGCCGCCGTGTCCACAATGTTCAGGCACTCGTCCGGCAGGTCCATGGTCAGGTACATATCACAGCCACTGGCCTCGCTGCCGCCATCAGACTCTCGATTTGCCGCCTCCGTAAAACCATTCCGCGACACCTGCGACTTGATCTCCAGCGGGCAATCGTTGGGGTTCAGCTTGAACTGCCTATACCAATAGATAGCTTCTGAATGGGCCTGTGCGGCGGCCAAATAGCTAACAAAGTCCTTGCGCAGGGCATAGTCGTAAGCGTGGACGCTCACTAGCTCGCGAAAACTGGCCAGATTGATGCGTGCCTTCTCGTACTCGCGGTAGAGGTAATGAAGGTAGCTGCACGTCTTCGTGAATTTGTAGTTGGGGGTGACGGCGTCGTCAAAGCTGTACTTCTTGGCCAGCCGCGCCACAATCTTAGAAATGGGCCGATAGCTGAGCACGTTGTGTGAGATCTTCAGATTCTTGTAGCGCCCCAGGAGATCCTCGCAGAGCTGGATCACCGGCTTCTCCTTGTGGAGCAGCGAGTCGAGAAACTTGACAAACGGCAGCCGCTGCTCGGTGGCATGGTCCAGGTACTCCTCGGCCAGCGGAAGCTTCTCCACCGCTATAAGTGGAAAGGCCAGCTCCATCATGTCGAACTCGTGCGTCAGCTGCAAGCTTATGGCCCACTGAGTTACCTCCTTGACGTGCCCCGCCTCCAGCAGTTCGCGCAAATGGGGCAGCAACAGCTCCCGTATGTGTCGCAGGCTGTAGGCATGGATCACAGCGTTGTTGAGGCTCAGCAGGCCCGACATCTTCACAAAGTTAAAGGCAATCATACTGGTGTTCGGATCACAGCCCTCCTCGCCGATAAGCTCCGGGTACTCCTCATGTAGCTTGCACACCGTGTCCAGCACGAAATGCGACAAGCTCTTCGGTTTCACATTGCTGCTGTCGGGACAATTGGCGAATATCTTGAGAGCCAACAGCAGGGCCGGCTCCGGGTGGCTCATCAGCGCCTTGCCAAACTCCTGGCGCAAATGCGGCGACTTATTCTTGCTGTACATGTTCCACTTCTCGCGGAACACTTTGAAGAACTCCTCCGCCTCGGCGTCCAGTGTGGCGTCGAAATTCCGACCATTGATCCCGGCACCTGTTGTGATATCTGCCAAGCGCTTGATCTTCAGGCACTGCATCAGGACCTCCAGTTCCTCCTCGTCTGACTCCATGCCGCCGGGTATGGCGCTTAACATGTGGGAATTGTGGTTCTTGCGTGCCATTTTCCACCGCCTTGGCCACGATACGAACTGCAAGTGAAAATGGCAAttgcaacaaataaaaactaagCCTGCGAGTCGCAACAACAAGAAATGGAGCTGCCAACTCGGGCGGGTTCTCTTTTCAGCGTTTGGATATTTTATTTAGGTCTGGCAATGTGGTTTCTGAGAGTGCCAAGTGTGGCCAGCTGTGAGATTTTTAGGGGAAAAGACAAATTTGCATCTGGCAACCCTGGCGCGGCACACGTgcgtttattttgttttgggtttaGCTCGTGGGAAAAATGAAGTTGAAAAAGGTTAAAACTTTGGGCAAAGCCGCGCCGGGAATCAGCAAAAAGAAGCCGCAGAAGGATGCAATTAAAAAGGCGGTGGCCAAGAAGGCCGGAAAAGCTCCCGAAACCAAGGCGATAGCCAAGAAATCCAAGCAAACAGCAGCCCCGGCTAAGAATATCAAGCCCGCGAAGAAAGGAGCAAAGAAAAGCCACAAGGCGGAGCTGGAGGGACTGAAGGACATTGATCCGGAGTTCTACGATTTCCTCAAGAAGAACGACAAGAAGCTGCTGGACTTTAATCTGTCAGACAGCGAGGAAgaggacgaggatgaggaggaagGAAAGAGCAAGTCGGCGGCTGCTGAAGGAAGCGATGACGACgaggagaacgaggaaaaGTATCACAAGCCCAGCGACGATTTGGCCGTGGCCAGTGATGAGAGCGACTttgaggacgaggaggaggatgaggccAGCACAGGCGGTACCCAAAAGATCACCCTCAACCTGCTGCGCCAGTGGGAACAGCAATTGGGCCAAGACAACGTCTCCATCGACATTGTGCGCAAGGTGATCCAAGCTTTTAACTCGGCCCTAGCTAGCATCTCGGCAGACGGGGCCGATGGCGGGGAGAATCAACCCAATGCTGCAGCCTTTAAAGTCGTGGGTGCGGCTGCATTCAATGGAGTTATCCAGCTGTGCGTGCTTCATCTACAGCCGGCCATCATTCGAGTGCTGGGCGTGAAACCCAACAGCAGCCTGCCGCTGCACAAGCACAAGAAGTGGGTCAAAGTGCGCGGCTGCCTGCGCTACTATCTCACGGATCTGATCCGCCTGGTGGAGCAGGTGTCGAGTGCCAATATCCTGGGCGTGCTACTCAAGCATCTACATCAAATGGCTGGCATGGTGGTGCCCTTTACGGCGCTCGGCAAGACCATCCTCAAGCGCCTAATCGTGCTTTGGGCAACGGGCGATGAAACCGTGCGAGTGCTTGCCTTTCTTTGCATCCTGAAGATAACCAGGAAGCAGCAGGTGAGTTGTAAACACAATCCCAATGAGTATCTCTCTTTAAAGTTCGGAATCTCTTCCAGGCCACCATGCTAAACCATGTTTTGAAGGCCATGTATCTGGCCTATGTGAGGAACTCAAAGTTCGTGTCGCCAAACACGCTGCCCGGGATTAACTTCATGCGTCGCTCGCTGGTGGAGATGTTCGCCTTGGACCTGAACGTCAGCTACCAGCACGCCTTTCTCTACATCCGACAGTTGGCCATTCATTTACGAAATGCCGTGATCCTCAAGAAGAAGGACAGCTTCCAGGCGGTGTACAACTGGCAGTTCATCAACTCGCTGCGTCTGTGGGCGGATCTCCTGGGCGCGAGTGCCAACAAGCCGCAATTGCAGCCTTTGGTCTATCCCCTGGTAACCATTGCCACCGGTGTGATTCGTCTGATACCCACCGCTCAGTACTTCCCGCTGCGCTTCCATTGTCTCCAGACGCTCATTTCCCTTTCCAAGGAGACGAACACATATGTGCCTGTGCTGCCGCTAATAGTGGAAGTCCTCAAGAGCAACACATTCAATCGCAAGCACACGGCTGTGTCCATGAAACCTCTGCAGTTCACCTGTGTCCTCCGCCTGAACAAAGCTCAGCTGGCGGAGAACGGTTTCCGGGATGAGGTGATCGAGCAGGTGTGCGGCCTTTTACTGGAGTACCTCGCCCACGAGTCCACCTCGCTGGCCTTTAGCGATCTGGTGGTGCCCACCGTGATGGCCATTAAGGCGTACCTGAAGGATTGCCGCAATGCCAACTATTCGCGCAAGCTAAAGCAACTGCTGGAAAAGGTCCAGGAGAGTGGTCGCTTCATTGAGCAGCAGCGCAGCAAGAGCAGCGTTAACTTTGACATCAAGGACGCCAAGGCGGTGGCCGCCTGggagcagcagctccgccTGAAACGCACTCCCCTAGACATCTACTACGCCAGCTGGCTGAAGACGCACGAGACTAAGAAGCGCCGGCAGGCAGCGCAAACGGATGAGATCAATGCGGACTACGATGTGCCCAAGCTAAAGAAGCTACCCGCTAAGAAGGGTGTGCCGGTGCGCAATGAGAAGGGCGAGGTGGAGCTGTTCCCCTCAGACTCTGAGGATGAGGGCGATGATGGTCTGCCTATCGGTTCGGATGATgaagatgaggaggaggaactgGAAGTAGAGGTGGAGCAGCCAAAATCCAAGAAGGCTAAGAAGGAGAAGCCAGAGAAGCAGAAATCCCAGCCAGCTGAGGAGGCGGCTGCCGGTGATGATTACGACGAGGCCGGTGGAGCCGTAGATATAGTTAAGGACTTGGACTTAAACGATTGGTAGAACATTTTAAGATCATTTAACTATATTTACacattaaattctttaaaaataccaAGCTCCATTATGCCAATTACTTCTCGGGCGGTTCCTTGCCGGGAATAAACTCGTACTCCTTGTATTTTGGAAAGGTGCCAATGGTGGGCCCCTCCACCTGCTTGGGCAATGCCTTGTCGTCCTTGCCCTTGGCGTAGGTGGCCTCTAGTTCGGCGGCATTGCGCTTCTTCATGTCCATGATCTGGAGGTTCTTCACCAGCTCCTCCCGTGTGGGTGGCTCTTCGCGCCGACCCCGCAGCCACGCCTCCCACTCAGCGGTGAGCTCCTGATCGAAGGCATCCTTGTCCGCCGGCTCAAACCATCGCGAGGGCTTGCGTTTGCCGATCGAAGGATTTGCGGGAATCTCAAAGTATTTGTTGCCGAAGTAGTCCTCGCCTATGTAATTTCCGCGAAACTGACGCGGCTTCAGGGACTTCCAAAAGTTCTGGAAGATAATGCCGAGCACATCGCGTGTCGGCTTGTTGGCcatgctttattttatttgttgtttttattcgAGAGTAGCAAAAATTTGTAACTTATTTTTTAGCTTCGAAAGATTGAGGTTAGATCTGGCGTTTGTTATGACATGAACAGCTGATGGCTGGTGGGCAGTGTTGCAAAGCTTTGTTTGACAGCTGGATTCAAATTCGCAAATTCGGTTTCAGGGGCACAGCATAGGGGCTGAACCAATCCCGCTGGAAAATGGCCAGCAAATCCGTGCGcaggctgttgttgttggagtCCATGTCTTGCAGGAGAAGCCCCATTCCCGCTGAATACATAAAATGCTCGCCCGACCAGCTGCCAGAGCCTATAAATGCTATTTCATCGGTTACCAGGTACGCATTGCAGGCGACCCTTCCGCTGGAGATCTTCTCCAGCTCATCGTTGGTGGGCACCACGAAGCGGCGCTAAAATAAGGTATACCATAAGCTAATGTATTTGGGAATATTTTAGCTACACTTGCCACTTCTATGTCCACCTCCTCCCGCATCTTGTTAAGCGCTTGCAGAGATCTCAGGAAGTAATCCTCGCTCGGATCCGAGTACTTCCACCAGGAAATAAGCAGCTTGATGGCCACACTCCTCTCCAAAGCAGCCTTCCGCAGGGCATTGTCGATGTAGGACCAATATTCCACCTTCTTGCCGGTTCTCAATATTGGTGAGTAATCTATCAAAGAAATGGATACAAATTCGGTGGCCCTGTCGATAGCTCCTATGATGGCATCCAGCTCGAGGCTCCTGCCAGTGGGCGATAGTCCAGGTGGGGAAGTGGCCACATAGGCACGCATCGTGTGGTTCTTGTTTATGTTCAGGAGGAGCGGTCGACGCTGGTTGATTTGCGTGTGGTAGATCCAGGGCCAGTATTCAGGCACCTCATTGCTTCCCAGGTACCAATAGGACTTAAATATCTTGGCCAGGTCCTGCGCCATATGTGGACAATTCCTGCCCAGCACACCGAGCTCCTTGCGCTGAGTGAGCGAACGCCAGTCCATGTCGGCGCTGCCAAGATAGAAGTTCTCGCCGTCCGCCAGCCATAGCTTCGATTGCAGGAAGTTAATTCCCACGACATCCGCTGCTCCGTAGTTAGACAGGATTCGGGCATCAGCATGCCATACACTGTCCTGGCTACGATTTAGCACAATTCGCAGGCGCAGTTTCGGCCTGCCAGCATCCCCGTTGGCCAGCAAGCGCTGAAAGAGGTGGTCGCCGGGCTCAGTGCTGCTGTCGTTGACGTCCACGCCCCGCAGAGTCCAGTGGGGCGCGGCTATGTCCAGCGAGGTCTTTGCCCTGCCCAGTAGCAGCTGCCAAGCCTCGAAGGTGCTCCTCAGACGGGGGTGACTACCCTCATAGTTGCTGTAGTTCAAACCCACAGGCAGGCTCTCCACTAGCTCGAGTTGGCATGGCAACGGAGTGTCCACGGGCACGGGGCTGTTTGCGGTCTCGTTTCGGTGGATGGTCTCCCACGGCAACAGCAGGACAATCAGCACCAGGACGAAGAGTATGAACACGGGTATGATGTAGCCGTGgccgcagcaacagcaaaccTTCTGTCCATCCCGGATTTGATAGTTGCAATTGGGACGCCGGCAGCACGAAGAGGACACAGTTGGTTCTCCTCCTAGGCTGGGCTGATGGGGCACTGGCTGGTACTCCCCGGGTATCTCGTGCACACCTCGACGCTCGGACATTGTGCTGTGGTCAGGACTAACGCCGACTGCCCTGGGCCAAACATTTTCCCATCCgaacttatttattattcgcACAGTTGTTGGAAATTGTCGCCCGCCCACGCAAACAAACGGACCGGTTAGTGTTGGAAAGCGGCGAAGTCCGCGACACCCTCTGGCTTAATGAAGCTTTATTCAAACgctttttaaggtttttacgAAGAGCCGAAGAACGGTAACACTGGCGCGACTTAAGTTTGTCGCATTAAAATCTTCCGGCTGAGAGGGCTGAAAATTTTGTTGCGCTAAATATCAATTCCATCGAGTGTCACACGTATTTGAGTATCGCCTAAAAAGGACGCGAACCATGGCTGCGAGACTGATGAGCGCCCAGGCACAGGTACGTTCCGTTCTGGAGCCAACCGCCCCCTCCGGTCGACCGAAAAtctacgaaaaaaaaacactatatATAAACACTTGAAATCAAAGCTGTGCTGTGACCCCCTGATAAAGACTGGAACACTGCGAAAAAATACGCgaaaaattaattgcaatcCATTTGGAGATTTTAAGCAATTAGCAAAGGAAGTTGGACAGCGAAGAGTCGCGAATTTTTTGCGCACAGCGCTTTTCTAACCTAAAAACGAAATCAAAAGTTGTTAGGTAACCGAGTGTACGTACGTTGTGATTGTGATTCTCGGCTCCCGCCTCAGGCTGCGGCGCCTGCCCCCCGCATCCAGGGCAGAGATCTGGAGCATCCGCGAAATGGGGAGCTTGCAGCAATTAGCAGCGATTCGCCGCGGTCCGGATGCACTGGCCATTTACATAAGCAGTTATTTAACCAGGAGTCCCTAGCATATATCTTCtgggggcagcagcagctccgtCTTATCTGTGACAGGCCTACTTACATACACTCCTCCGATAGTGGTCCGTACTAAATTATAGCTTAAATTAATGCCGTTCTCCAGCTCCCACATCACGCGCACAGGTGGGGGCAGCAGCGAGGAGCGTGCATTGCCCCTCGTCGAGTGGGGGCATTTCCACGGCCAGAAGGCTTCACTGTACTGTGTACTCGCCAACTTGCCAACAAGTTAATGACCTATTTGACGTAATTGTTCTCTCTTGCCTCTTGTTTGCCTGCGTCACGTGGCTCTGGTTAATTCGAAGGCATTGCTGCGGCTGcagttataaacaaatttgtaatttattgcTATTTAAGGGGACTTAAAGCGGGCATTATCTATGCAAAAACTATTTAGCTTTTCACAGCTGTTTTaccttataaatattattgccAAGTTCTCgaataattgtttatttgtcgttttttttaatgcagATAAATACTTTTTGCGGTAGTACAAACtgtcatatatttttaataccagggaaattgcaaatattcaagaaatacattttataaaattttttacgattattaattaattgtagAAAATATGAGTTTTTCagataactaaaaaaaagagagtatacatttttaaaatacccttaaaaaataaatatatttattgtgacttttttttatttattaaaatcttcaaaaaaaaaattccatagCTTCTGTTAACGGTCATAAATTCCTAAGAATAATCTAAATCTAAtctctatttatatataaaacttttaGTTGTTTTACGAATTGAATTATGAACTTATTTTATTGAGAGTTCACAAACTAAGTTccagtaaattaaaaaaaaaaaaatagcaaatgaGACCTGAGTCCATGAAATTTCCATAAGATCCCTAAATATTTCTAGAATttcaagaaaaagaaaacaaactgATAAAGAGAGACAACCTCCCAGATAGATACTTAAAATTAAGTAGCTAAGGTTTATGGCTCCCAAAATAAAACACTCGCTTACCAAGTGCACGTTGtcaaaagttttatttttgttgttttcgtataatatctttaaaaatagaaatctGTATAAAACCAAGATAACACAGAAGTGTAAGCTATGAAGTTTATAACTAGGAAAATcaccaaacaaaaaatcataTGAACTAATTTTTTGCAGTACTTAGATTAATCATCAAagtatattttgatttttagtccAACCTTTAATCTCTGCTTTTTTTGTACGAATCGTCATCATCTTCTAAATATCACTGCTAATTGAGATTTGTACATTTCCTGATAAAGCAGCTCCAATCTAATTAAAGTCGAGAGGGCCCGTGACATGATAATCAAGTGTTTTTATTACGGCTGCCAAACAATCGAATCAATCAAATCAGCAGGAGAACGGTCTGTCCTCCagacaaatatttttgaactGATAAACATAATTGGAAGAAATTAGGGAGACTTTACTGTACCTTTCATGACGATTAAATTATGTTCTCTGACAAAGTGCTAATTGCTTGATCTTGATTTGTTTGTTCTGACATTGAAAGGGGAATAATATGTAATAAATTGGGAGGAAACCTAATGCGCTGAATTCGATATATAAAATGATAGTTTAACGTTCCAATATGAGCGACATTATAATGAATTACTTTTGCAAAAGAAGTCGAAGATTAAAAGTCTTTACCTccttatataattaaaatttgaattacgtaaatgttaaacatttttttggaatGTGTTTTATAATTCTCTCCCCTTTCAGGTGTGCCGATTGGGCAAGCATGTGGTGGCCGATGGCCCAGTGGTTCGCCAGTTCCACGCCTCCTGCTACACCGCCTCCAAGGTGGCGCTGTCCAAGTTCGACTCGGACGTATTCCTGCCGTACGAGAAGCTGAACAAGCGCCTGGATGTGGTCCGTGGTCGCCTCAACCGGCCACTGACTCTCTCCGAGAAGGTGCTGTACTCGCATCTGGACGATCCGGCCAACCAGGACATCGTGCGCGGCACATCCTATCTGCGTCTGCGTCCCGATCGCGTGGCTATGCAGGATGCCACCGCCCAGATGGCCCTGCTGCAGTTCATCTCCTCCGGCCTGAAGAAGGTGGCTGTGCCGTCGACGGTGCACTGCGACCATTTGATCGAGGCCCAGGTCGGTGGACCCAAGGATTTGGCTCGTGCCAAGGACCTGAACAGGGAGGTGTACGACTTTTTGGCCAGCACCTGCGCCAAGTACGGTCTGGGCTTCTGGAAGCCCGGCAGCGGCATCATCCATCAGATTATTCTGGAGAATTATGCCTTCCCCGGCCTGCTGATGATCGGCACTGATTCTCACACGCCCAATGGCGGTGGTTTGGGTGGCCTGTGCATCGGTGTCGGTGGCGCTGACGCCGTCGACGTCATGGCTG
It contains:
- the Pld3 gene encoding 5'-3' exonuclease PLD3 encodes the protein MAQYKTLENQDSDVESGPTPAPAAQDGQQERPKPVPESPAAAQMLTVSVFMLLFLGSSYFQPRPRFQQWRGGRGHGLHAKYDCNIQLVETIPLNLTYPAGSPQFLGTYEAWLQLLDSAKEALDIGSFYWTLKEEDTPGVNDSSTQPGEDVFARLLANGNGGSRTPRIKIRIAQSEPSSVSPNMDTNQLASNGAAEVVSVSFPKFFGGGVLHTKLLIADNEHFYLGSANMDWRALTQVKEMGVLATNCRALTIDIRKIFEAYWILGHTKDSRIPNWDWRLNTNFNLKSPMQINVNKNTSMEGFISSSPPRLSAYGRTDDLDAIVSIIDSAITYVNIAVMDYYPLTIYDERHHYWPFIDDALRRAAVERGVAVKLLISWWKHSNPSEDKYLKSLQDLASKEDNIDIQIRRFIVPENESQEKIPYARVNHNKYMVTDRTAYIGTSNWSGDYFTNTAGIGLSLSETHETEHTKTLRSDLRDVFERDWNSGYAHLLK
- the Nbr gene encoding exonuclease mut-7 homolog — its product is MARKNHNSHMLSAIPGGMESDEEELEVLMQCLKIKRLADITTGAGINGRNFDATLDAEAEEFFKVFREKWNMYSKNKSPHLRQEFGKALMSHPEPALLLALKIFANCPDSSNVKPKSLSHFVLDTVCKLHEEYPELIGEEGCDPNTSMIAFNFVKMSGLLSLNNAVIHAYSLRHIRELLLPHLRELLEAGHVKEVTQWAISLQLTHEFDMMELAFPLIAVEKLPLAEEYLDHATEQRLPFVKFLDSLLHKEKPVIQLCEDLLGRYKNLKISHNVLSYRPISKIVARLAKKYSFDDAVTPNYKFTKTCSYLHYLYREYEKARINLASFRELVSVHAYDYALRKDFVSYLAAAQAHSEAIYWYRQFKLNPNDCPLEIKSQVSRNGFTEAANRESDGGSEASGCDMYLTMDLPDECLNIVDTAAQFERMLFHLQKEHIIYLDSEWMQNVCGDSPLCLLQIATGHNVYLIDCLARENIRSEHWRSLGANIFNNVNILKVGFSMVSDLSVLQRSLPLQLRLQMPHHYLDLRNLWLELKKQRYGVELPYGNVNRAGDALTDLSLVCLGKKLNKSNQCSNWANRPLRREQILYAAIDARCLLLIYNTLLARVSFINVAIEKSIASNNFLRRGANVK
- the LOC108081401 gene encoding 5'-3' exonuclease PLD3 → MSERRGVHEIPGEYQPVPHQPSLGGEPTVSSSCCRRPNCNYQIRDGQKVCCCCGHGYIIPVFILFVLVLIVLLLPWETIHRNETANSPVPVDTPLPCQLELVESLPVGLNYSNYEGSHPRLRSTFEAWQLLLGRAKTSLDIAAPHWTLRGVDVNDSSTEPGDHLFQRLLANGDAGRPKLRLRIVLNRSQDSVWHADARILSNYGAADVVGINFLQSKLWLADGENFYLGSADMDWRSLTQRKELGVLGRNCPHMAQDLAKIFKSYWYLGSNEVPEYWPWIYHTQINQRRPLLLNINKNHTMRAYVATSPPGLSPTGRSLELDAIIGAIDRATEFVSISLIDYSPILRTGKKVEYWSYIDNALRKAALERSVAIKLLISWWKYSDPSEDYFLRSLQALNKMREEVDIEVRRFVVPTNDELEKISSGRVACNAYLVTDEIAFIGSGSWSGEHFMYSAGMGLLLQDMDSNNNSLRTDLLAIFQRDWFSPYAVPLKPNLRI
- the LOC108081402 gene encoding NADH dehydrogenase [ubiquinone] 1 alpha subcomplex assembly factor 2; the encoded protein is MANKPTRDVLGIIFQNFWKSLKPRQFRGNYIGEDYFGNKYFEIPANPSIGKRKPSRWFEPADKDAFDQELTAEWEAWLRGRREEPPTREELVKNLQIMDMKKRNAAELEATYAKGKDDKALPKQVEGPTIGTFPKYKEYEFIPGKEPPEK
- the Noc2 gene encoding nucleolar complex protein 2; translated protein: MKLKKVKTLGKAAPGISKKKPQKDAIKKAVAKKAGKAPETKAIAKKSKQTAAPAKNIKPAKKGAKKSHKAELEGLKDIDPEFYDFLKKNDKKLLDFNLSDSEEEDEDEEEGKSKSAAAEGSDDDEENEEKYHKPSDDLAVASDESDFEDEEEDEASTGGTQKITLNLLRQWEQQLGQDNVSIDIVRKVIQAFNSALASISADGADGGENQPNAAAFKVVGAAAFNGVIQLCVLHLQPAIIRVLGVKPNSSLPLHKHKKWVKVRGCLRYYLTDLIRLVEQVSSANILGVLLKHLHQMAGMVVPFTALGKTILKRLIVLWATGDETVRVLAFLCILKITRKQQATMLNHVLKAMYLAYVRNSKFVSPNTLPGINFMRRSLVEMFALDLNVSYQHAFLYIRQLAIHLRNAVILKKKDSFQAVYNWQFINSLRLWADLLGASANKPQLQPLVYPLVTIATGVIRLIPTAQYFPLRFHCLQTLISLSKETNTYVPVLPLIVEVLKSNTFNRKHTAVSMKPLQFTCVLRLNKAQLAENGFRDEVIEQVCGLLLEYLAHESTSLAFSDLVVPTVMAIKAYLKDCRNANYSRKLKQLLEKVQESGRFIEQQRSKSSVNFDIKDAKAVAAWEQQLRLKRTPLDIYYASWLKTHETKKRRQAAQTDEINADYDVPKLKKLPAKKGVPVRNEKGEVELFPSDSEDEGDDGLPIGSDDEDEEEELEVEVEQPKSKKAKKEKPEKQKSQPAEEAAAGDDYDEAGGAVDIVKDLDLNDW